In Corynebacterium nuruki S6-4, the following proteins share a genomic window:
- a CDS encoding peptide deformylase produces MSVLPIVICGEPVLHRPTEPVAEPVADQLGEGSDLSRLIADMYETLDLANGVGLAANQVGVGLRVFVYHCPDVDGPDGTRKSEADIEADGGPMRKGCVINPVLETGDIPETMPDPDDDVEGCLSVPGYDYPTGRADWARVTGYDEHGEPVSVEGYGFFARCLQHETGHLDGHLYIDTLIGRYARQAKKMVKREGWTVPGNSWLPGSDADPFGHDE; encoded by the coding sequence ATGTCCGTTCTCCCCATCGTCATCTGCGGCGAGCCTGTCCTCCACCGCCCCACCGAACCCGTGGCCGAACCGGTCGCCGACCAGTTGGGCGAGGGATCCGACCTCAGTCGGCTCATCGCCGACATGTACGAGACCCTCGACCTGGCCAACGGGGTGGGTCTGGCGGCGAATCAGGTCGGGGTGGGTCTCCGGGTGTTCGTCTACCACTGCCCCGACGTCGACGGCCCCGACGGTACCCGCAAGTCCGAGGCCGACATCGAGGCTGACGGCGGCCCGATGCGCAAGGGGTGCGTCATCAACCCGGTCCTGGAGACCGGCGACATCCCGGAGACCATGCCGGACCCCGACGACGATGTCGAGGGCTGCCTGTCCGTCCCCGGCTACGACTACCCCACCGGCCGGGCCGACTGGGCCCGCGTCACCGGCTACGACGAGCACGGTGAGCCGGTGAGCGTGGAGGGTTACGGCTTCTTCGCCCGCTGCCTCCAGCACGAGACCGGCCACCTCGACGGCCACCTCTACATCGACACGCTCATCGGCCGCTACGCCCGCCAGGCGAAGAAGATGGTGAAGCGCGAGGGGTGGACGGTACCGGGGAACTCCTGGCTGCCCGGGTCCGACGCCGACCCGTTCGGCCACGATGAGTGA
- a CDS encoding MFS transporter — protein sequence MATQTSDRPGTVPARRTAEERRVLAGTLVGTTIEWYDFFIYAQAAAFIFAPLFFEPVGSDSLAQIFSWASIGISFLFRPLGAILAGHLGDRYGRKVILVVTLVGMGAATALIGVLPTYGTIGVAAPVLLILLRILQGFSAGGEWGGAALMSVEHAPRDRRGLFGSYPQIGVPLGLILATSFMYILTRSLSEDDFQSWGWRIPFLSSLVLIVVGYLIRRSVDESPVYLDMQARQKDASAPLGRLFRDHWKNVLLAALIFAGNNATGYMIIAFFSSYGAKNLGMEKSQTLIAAIIGGVSWLVLTVYSGWISDRIGRRTTFAIGYVLLIAWVVPMWWFIDHGTTAMMTVAIVVLTVGLAPSYAPQSALYAEMFPADVRYSGTSIGYALGSILGGAFASTFAQMILDGTGESWTIGLYLGAMCLISLVAVLLVPKSVEKSDLHI from the coding sequence GTGGCTACTCAGACCTCCGACCGACCGGGCACCGTGCCCGCACGACGCACCGCCGAGGAGCGGCGCGTCCTCGCCGGCACCCTCGTCGGCACCACCATCGAGTGGTACGACTTCTTCATCTACGCCCAGGCGGCCGCGTTCATCTTCGCCCCGCTGTTCTTCGAGCCGGTCGGCAGCGACTCGCTCGCCCAGATCTTCTCCTGGGCCTCCATCGGCATCAGCTTCCTGTTCCGCCCGCTCGGTGCGATCCTGGCCGGCCACCTCGGTGACCGGTACGGACGCAAGGTGATCCTCGTCGTCACCCTGGTGGGGATGGGCGCGGCGACCGCGCTGATCGGCGTCCTGCCGACCTACGGGACGATCGGGGTGGCCGCCCCGGTGCTGCTGATCCTGCTGCGGATCCTGCAGGGCTTCTCCGCCGGCGGCGAATGGGGCGGCGCCGCCCTCATGTCCGTCGAGCACGCCCCGCGGGACAGGCGCGGTCTCTTCGGCTCCTACCCGCAGATCGGTGTGCCCCTCGGCCTGATCCTGGCGACCTCGTTCATGTACATCCTCACCAGGTCGCTGTCCGAGGATGACTTCCAGTCCTGGGGCTGGCGGATCCCGTTCCTGTCCTCCCTGGTCCTCATCGTCGTCGGTTACCTGATCCGCCGCAGCGTCGACGAGTCCCCGGTGTACCTGGACATGCAGGCCCGGCAGAAGGACGCCTCCGCCCCGCTCGGCCGGCTGTTCCGCGACCACTGGAAGAACGTCCTGCTCGCCGCGCTCATCTTCGCCGGCAACAACGCGACCGGCTACATGATCATCGCCTTCTTCTCCTCCTACGGGGCGAAGAACCTCGGCATGGAGAAATCCCAGACCCTCATCGCCGCCATCATCGGTGGCGTCAGCTGGCTGGTCCTGACGGTCTACAGCGGCTGGATCAGCGACCGGATCGGTCGCCGGACCACCTTCGCCATCGGCTATGTGCTGCTCATCGCCTGGGTCGTGCCGATGTGGTGGTTCATCGACCACGGCACCACGGCGATGATGACCGTCGCCATCGTCGTCCTCACCGTCGGCCTGGCACCCTCCTACGCCCCCCAGTCGGCGCTGTACGCCGAGATGTTCCCCGCCGACGTGCGCTACTCGGGCACCTCGATCGGCTACGCGCTCGGCTCGATCCTCGGTGGCGCCTTCGCCTCCACCTTCGCGCAGATGATCCTCGACGGTACCGGGGAGTCCTGGACCATCGGCCTCTACCTCGGCGCCATGTGCCTCATCTCGCTGGTCGCGGTGCTGCTCGTCCCCAAATCGGTGGAGAAGTCGGACCTGCACATCTAG
- a CDS encoding DUF3263 domain-containing protein gives MTGMVDLTDRERAMLEFEHAWWHTEGAKEEEIRRRFGVEPVRYFQQLNRLIERPEAAAADPVLVRTLLARRDDA, from the coding sequence ATGACCGGCATGGTGGATCTGACGGACCGTGAGCGGGCGATGCTGGAGTTCGAGCATGCGTGGTGGCACACCGAAGGGGCGAAGGAGGAGGAGATCAGGCGCCGGTTCGGGGTGGAGCCGGTGCGCTATTTCCAGCAGCTCAACCGGCTGATCGAGCGTCCGGAGGCGGCGGCGGCGGACCCGGTCCTGGTCCGGACGCTGCTGGCACGCCGGGATGATGCCTGA
- a CDS encoding LytR C-terminal domain-containing protein yields the protein MTEQNRPRHSLPDSEDGNASYDDEFAFAEPAAGPGGAHSAGAAAAGAAGAAGAAGAAGAAGAAGAAPADAPGKQGPPLRGLAMILTAVAVVLIAWGAYSIFSGGDDDDSDTTAAGTSAATAPAAPAGGQPGAGAPTAQSGTPGAGAPGADRPGAAPDAASGAPAAPAAGAAPQGGGNASPGAVDRKTPVTVLNNSGQALAKDATADIRGRQWTNTGYGNLQGRIEGISEESRVYYPEGDATAQAAAEELAGELGISAQAGNHDYYDRFRSADIREGAKADGVVVVLTQPLR from the coding sequence GTGACTGAGCAGAACCGACCCCGACACTCACTCCCCGACAGTGAGGACGGCAACGCCTCCTACGACGACGAGTTCGCCTTCGCCGAGCCCGCCGCCGGCCCCGGGGGCGCCCACAGCGCCGGGGCGGCCGCCGCCGGGGCAGCAGGCGCGGCTGGTGCTGCCGGAGCCGCAGGGGCAGCGGGTGCCGCCGGGGCAGCGCCTGCCGACGCGCCGGGGAAGCAGGGCCCGCCGCTGCGCGGCCTCGCCATGATCCTCACGGCCGTCGCGGTCGTCCTCATCGCCTGGGGCGCCTACTCCATCTTCTCCGGTGGTGACGACGATGACTCGGACACCACCGCCGCAGGCACCTCCGCCGCGACCGCCCCGGCCGCGCCCGCCGGGGGACAGCCGGGCGCCGGCGCCCCGACCGCACAGTCCGGGACACCGGGAGCCGGCGCCCCCGGTGCCGACCGGCCGGGCGCTGCCCCGGATGCGGCGTCCGGCGCCCCGGCCGCACCCGCCGCCGGTGCCGCACCGCAGGGCGGCGGCAACGCCTCCCCCGGCGCCGTCGACCGGAAGACACCGGTGACCGTACTCAACAACAGTGGCCAGGCCCTGGCCAAGGACGCCACCGCCGACATCCGCGGCAGGCAGTGGACGAACACCGGCTACGGCAACCTGCAGGGCCGGATCGAGGGCATCAGTGAGGAATCCCGGGTCTACTACCCGGAGGGCGACGCCACCGCACAGGCCGCCGCCGAGGAACTCGCCGGCGAACTCGGGATCTCCGCGCAGGCCGGGAACCACGACTACTACGATCGCTTCCGGTCGGCGGACATCCGCGAGGGCGCCAAGGCCGACGGTGTGGTCGTCGTCCTCACCCAGCCGCTCCGGTAG